The following are encoded in a window of Xanthocytophaga agilis genomic DNA:
- a CDS encoding LacI family DNA-binding transcriptional regulator yields MQTVTIKDIAKALNLSTSTVSRALRGSHEINTETKRLVLEYAEKLNYKPNPIALSLKENRSRAIGVIVPEIANNFFSQAINGIEAIAYNRGYHVMIFQSQESYEREVVNVQHMVARKVDGILISLSGYTTDMSHLQEPHNNGMPIVFFDRFSEQIDTHTVIADNFDGAFKATEHLILSGRKRIALLTSLEWLSITQERMAGYKAALKKYNIPLEDSLIRHCGFANEELLENVDRLLALSPAPDAFFTTSDRLALSCLTILKDKKVKIPEELSFVGFTNVKIAHLIDPPLTTVVQPAFEIGQTAAELLFDLIEEKKKNLPFQKVKLATTLEIRNSS; encoded by the coding sequence GTGCAGACAGTTACCATAAAAGATATTGCCAAAGCCTTAAATCTTTCAACCTCTACAGTGTCCAGAGCACTGAGAGGGAGTCATGAAATTAATACCGAAACCAAGCGGCTGGTATTGGAATATGCAGAGAAACTGAACTACAAACCAAATCCTATTGCACTTAGTTTAAAGGAAAACCGTAGCCGGGCGATTGGTGTGATTGTACCCGAAATTGCCAACAATTTCTTCTCACAAGCCATTAATGGTATTGAGGCAATTGCCTATAACAGAGGATATCATGTGATGATTTTTCAGAGTCAGGAATCGTATGAGCGGGAAGTGGTTAATGTGCAACACATGGTAGCCCGTAAGGTTGATGGCATACTGATATCTCTGTCAGGCTATACAACTGACATGTCTCATTTGCAGGAACCACATAACAATGGAATGCCTATTGTATTCTTTGATCGTTTCTCTGAACAGATTGATACACATACAGTGATCGCCGATAATTTTGATGGAGCCTTTAAGGCAACCGAACACCTGATTCTATCTGGAAGAAAACGAATTGCTTTACTGACTAGTCTGGAATGGCTTTCGATTACCCAGGAACGAATGGCTGGTTATAAAGCTGCCCTTAAAAAATATAATATTCCACTGGAAGATTCTTTGATCCGTCACTGTGGATTTGCAAACGAGGAACTGCTGGAAAATGTGGACCGTTTGCTGGCGTTAAGCCCTGCCCCGGATGCATTCTTTACTACCAGTGATCGTCTGGCTCTCAGTTGCCTGACTATTTTAAAAGACAAGAAGGTAAAAATACCGGAAGAGCTTTCCTTTGTTGGTTTTACCAATGTAAAAATTGCCCATTTGATAGATCCTCCATTGACAACGGTAGTACAGCCTGCCTTTGAAATCGGTCAGACAGCCGCCGAACTTCTGTTTGATCTGATTGAAGAGAAAAAGAAGAACCTTCCATTCCAGAAGGTAAAGCTAGCTACTACACTAGAAATACGTAATTCTTCCTGA
- a CDS encoding SDR family oxidoreductase: protein MSNNSLFDLTGKIALVTGCDKGIGKGIAIALAESGADIIGVSRSIPLTDSSIEQEVRTLGRNFKAYQADFSVRGSVYQFINQVKADFPQIDILFNNAGTIMRQPAAEHSDEYWDRVLDINLDAQFILARELGKDMVARGSGKIVFTASLLSFQGGINVPGYAASKGAIASLTKALSNEWASKGVNVNAIAPGYIATDNTEALRNDPVRSKSILDRIPAARWGEIEDFKGPAVFMASKASDYVHGTILTVDGGWMGR, encoded by the coding sequence ATGTCTAACAACTCTCTTTTTGATCTTACAGGTAAAATTGCACTGGTAACCGGATGTGATAAGGGAATTGGAAAAGGAATAGCAATTGCGTTAGCAGAGTCAGGAGCTGATATTATTGGAGTATCTCGTTCCATACCACTGACAGATAGTTCCATTGAGCAGGAAGTGCGTACACTCGGGAGAAATTTTAAGGCCTATCAGGCTGATTTCTCTGTTCGCGGTTCCGTTTATCAGTTTATCAATCAGGTAAAGGCAGACTTTCCCCAAATAGATATTTTGTTTAATAATGCAGGTACTATCATGCGTCAGCCAGCGGCAGAACACTCCGATGAATATTGGGACAGAGTACTGGACATCAATCTGGATGCTCAGTTTATCCTGGCTCGAGAACTAGGCAAGGATATGGTAGCCCGTGGAAGTGGGAAGATTGTCTTTACGGCCTCTCTGCTTAGTTTTCAGGGAGGAATCAATGTACCTGGATATGCAGCAAGCAAAGGGGCTATTGCTAGTCTGACGAAAGCCTTGTCAAATGAATGGGCCAGTAAGGGTGTAAATGTAAATGCGATAGCGCCTGGGTATATTGCTACCGATAATACAGAGGCTTTACGCAATGACCCTGTACGCAGCAAATCCATTCTGGATCGCATTCCGGCTGCTCGCTGGGGAGAGATTGAGGACTTTAAAGGACCAGCGGTTTTTATGGCATCCAAAGCTTCAGATTATGTACATGGCACTATCCTTACAGTAGATGGTGGCTGGATGGGAAGATAA
- the kduI gene encoding 5-dehydro-4-deoxy-D-glucuronate isomerase: MEIRHQNSPKEVATFNTQQLRDTFLIEKLFEADQISFVYSHYDRVIVGGSAPVNQTISLPNPEGLKANFFLERREIGIINVGGKGQIIVDGTSYDVNKMDCVYAGKGVKSIEFKSLEAGDPAKFFWLSSPAHQTYPTKLLTKEQANPTNMGAAETANQRTIYKYIHLDGIQSCQLVMGLTVLYSGSVWNTMPPHTHDRRMEVYCYFDIPENQRVLHLMGDPAETRHIWTANHQALISPPWSIHSGCGTASYSFIWGMAGENQVFTDMDGVQVSDLR, translated from the coding sequence ATGGAAATAAGACATCAAAATAGTCCCAAAGAAGTAGCTACATTCAATACCCAACAGTTGCGTGACACCTTTCTGATTGAAAAGCTGTTTGAAGCAGATCAGATCAGTTTTGTATACTCTCACTATGACAGAGTAATTGTAGGTGGATCAGCTCCTGTAAACCAAACCATCTCATTACCCAATCCGGAGGGCTTAAAAGCCAACTTCTTTCTGGAAAGAAGAGAGATAGGCATTATCAATGTAGGAGGCAAAGGGCAAATTATTGTAGACGGGACTTCGTATGATGTCAACAAAATGGATTGTGTATATGCAGGCAAAGGTGTCAAATCTATAGAATTCAAGAGTCTAGAGGCAGGAGATCCTGCAAAGTTTTTCTGGTTGTCTTCTCCGGCACATCAAACCTATCCAACAAAATTATTAACTAAAGAACAAGCTAACCCCACCAACATGGGGGCGGCAGAAACAGCGAATCAACGTACTATTTACAAATACATTCACCTGGATGGCATTCAAAGCTGTCAGCTGGTGATGGGGCTTACGGTACTTTATTCGGGTAGTGTATGGAATACCATGCCACCACATACACACGACCGTCGTATGGAAGTGTACTGTTACTTTGATATACCCGAAAATCAGCGTGTTTTACACCTGATGGGAGATCCCGCTGAAACACGTCATATCTGGACTGCCAACCATCAGGCACTGATATCTCCACCCTGGTCTATTCACTCCGGCTGTGGTACGGCAAGCTACTCATTTATCTGGGGTATGGCAGGAGAAAATCAGGTATTTACAGACATGGATGGAGTACAGGTTTCTGACCTGAGATAA
- a CDS encoding glycosyl hydrolase family 28 protein yields MKKYLIYTSALLLLTAFSFLDSKPRIFLIGDSTMANKAPSDAPETGWGMVFSEFFTTDVEIQNHAVNGRSTKSFRTLGHWDKVHNQLQKGDWVLIQFGHNDQKVSDTSRYAAPQTDYKQNLIRYIKETRAKGASPILLTPVMRRKFDENGNFVDQHGDYPAVVKAVAKELNVPLIDLHEASRKVIVNHGVEGSKQLFMHLEGKVYPKFPEKKIDDTHFSKYGASVMASLVADAIKTQNIPLASYLEKFSPEKYTYELPAVQEPAFRKDTFSIVTYGAKADGITLNTKAIAEAIDACNKAGGGTVLIPQGLWVTGPVVLKSNINLHLVKGAILQFSSDFNQYPLVQTNWEGLPAVRCQQPISGTDLENIAITGTGIIDGAGDAWRPVKKSKLTAGQWQKLTTSGGVLSDNKETWYPSEKAYKGSLTPKAGVLEPGKEKDVTSIKDFLRPNLLVLTNCKRVLLESITFQNSPAWCLHPLLCEHITLRNLYVKNPWYAQNGDGVDLESCRNGVIEDCTFDVGDDGICIKSGRDEEGRKRGVPTENISIRNSTVYHAHGGFVIGSEMSGGARNLFVSNCTFMGTDVGLRFKTTRGRGGIVEKIYVKDIQMTNIAGEAILFDMYYSAKDPVPQPGDKNELPVIESKPVNEGTPQFRDFYVHHVICQGAETAIMVRGLPEMNVKDILIENAMIQSKKGLVCIEGSHIQLKNIVLLPEEKTVMQIQNSQQVVLDNIRYPENTDLLVKVTGDRSKNIRLLNTDGTKAKKEIELGEKVSAKVIQKK; encoded by the coding sequence ATGAAAAAATATCTGATTTATACATCAGCCCTCCTGCTGCTTACAGCCTTCTCATTTCTGGACTCCAAACCGAGGATATTTCTGATTGGAGACTCTACCATGGCCAATAAAGCCCCTTCAGATGCTCCTGAAACAGGTTGGGGAATGGTATTTTCTGAGTTCTTTACAACTGATGTAGAAATACAGAATCATGCAGTAAATGGACGTAGTACCAAAAGCTTCCGGACGTTAGGGCATTGGGACAAAGTACACAATCAGTTACAGAAGGGAGACTGGGTATTGATTCAGTTTGGACACAATGACCAGAAAGTAAGTGACACCTCCCGCTATGCTGCACCTCAGACTGACTATAAGCAAAACCTGATTCGATATATCAAAGAAACACGGGCAAAAGGAGCTTCACCTATACTACTTACTCCCGTTATGCGCCGTAAGTTTGACGAGAACGGAAACTTTGTAGATCAGCATGGTGACTATCCGGCAGTGGTAAAAGCGGTTGCCAAAGAGCTGAATGTCCCTTTAATTGATCTGCATGAAGCCAGTCGTAAGGTAATAGTAAATCATGGAGTAGAGGGGTCAAAGCAGTTATTTATGCATCTGGAAGGAAAAGTTTATCCTAAATTTCCGGAGAAGAAGATTGATGACACCCATTTTTCAAAATATGGCGCTTCTGTAATGGCTTCTCTGGTCGCAGATGCGATTAAGACACAAAATATTCCACTGGCTTCTTACCTGGAAAAGTTCTCACCTGAGAAATATACGTATGAGTTACCAGCAGTACAGGAACCTGCATTTCGGAAAGATACTTTCTCTATTGTCACCTATGGAGCCAAAGCAGATGGTATCACACTAAACACGAAGGCTATTGCAGAGGCAATAGATGCCTGCAACAAAGCTGGTGGTGGAACAGTACTGATTCCACAAGGCTTATGGGTTACAGGGCCTGTCGTATTAAAAAGCAATATCAACCTGCATCTTGTCAAAGGTGCTATCCTACAGTTTTCCTCAGATTTTAATCAATATCCACTGGTACAAACCAACTGGGAAGGCTTACCTGCAGTACGTTGTCAGCAACCAATTTCTGGTACAGATCTGGAGAATATAGCCATTACAGGTACAGGTATCATTGATGGAGCCGGAGATGCCTGGCGACCTGTAAAGAAAAGCAAACTGACAGCCGGACAATGGCAAAAACTGACAACTTCAGGCGGGGTATTATCGGATAATAAAGAAACCTGGTATCCCTCTGAGAAGGCTTATAAAGGATCATTGACACCCAAAGCAGGAGTACTGGAGCCTGGTAAAGAAAAAGATGTCACATCCATCAAAGATTTTCTACGTCCCAATCTGCTGGTACTGACCAATTGCAAACGTGTATTATTAGAGAGTATTACCTTTCAGAACTCTCCGGCGTGGTGTCTGCATCCACTTCTGTGTGAGCATATTACCTTGCGCAATCTCTATGTAAAAAATCCGTGGTATGCGCAGAATGGGGATGGTGTAGATCTGGAATCCTGCAGGAATGGAGTAATTGAAGACTGTACGTTTGATGTAGGGGATGATGGTATCTGTATTAAATCCGGTCGTGATGAAGAAGGTCGCAAACGTGGCGTTCCTACAGAAAACATTAGTATACGTAACTCTACTGTCTATCATGCACATGGTGGCTTTGTGATTGGCAGTGAGATGTCCGGAGGAGCCAGAAACCTGTTTGTATCCAATTGTACTTTCATGGGTACCGATGTCGGACTACGCTTTAAAACTACCCGTGGACGAGGAGGCATTGTAGAAAAGATCTATGTGAAAGACATTCAAATGACCAACATTGCTGGAGAGGCTATCTTGTTTGATATGTATTACAGCGCCAAAGATCCTGTTCCTCAGCCGGGAGACAAGAACGAATTGCCTGTAATAGAATCCAAACCTGTCAATGAAGGTACACCACAATTCAGAGACTTCTATGTACATCATGTCATTTGTCAGGGTGCCGAAACAGCCATTATGGTACGGGGATTGCCTGAAATGAATGTAAAAGATATTCTGATCGAAAATGCAATGATTCAGAGTAAAAAGGGATTGGTGTGTATTGAGGGCAGTCATATTCAGCTAAAGAATATTGTACTGCTTCCAGAAGAGAAAACAGTTATGCAGATTCAGAATAGCCAGCAGGTAGTGCTGGATAATATCCGTTACCCAGAAAATACAGACCTTCTGGTGAAGGTTACAGGTGATCGCTCCAAAAACATCCGATTGCTGAATACGGATGGAACCAAAGCCAAAAAGGAAATCGAACTCGGCGAAAAAGTATCCGCCAAAGTAATTCAGAAAAAATAA
- a CDS encoding cupin domain-containing protein produces MSDAIQTNVFIKDQDIAWEVVGQGVKRKVMAYNQDLMMVKVAFETGGVGALHHHYHTQISYVESGAFEITIADEKQVLKKGDVYFIPPDVIHGALCLEEGVLVDVFNPLREDFIK; encoded by the coding sequence ATGTCAGACGCTATTCAGACAAACGTATTTATTAAGGATCAGGACATTGCCTGGGAAGTTGTAGGGCAAGGAGTTAAACGTAAGGTGATGGCCTACAATCAGGATCTTATGATGGTCAAAGTTGCTTTTGAAACAGGAGGCGTGGGTGCATTGCATCATCACTACCATACCCAGATAAGTTATGTAGAAAGTGGTGCCTTCGAAATTACCATTGCTGATGAAAAGCAGGTCCTGAAGAAAGGAGATGTCTATTTTATTCCCCCGGATGTAATACATGGTGCACTCTGTCTGGAAGAGGGTGTACTGGTAGATGTATTTAATCCGCTACGGGAAGACTTTATAAAATAA
- a CDS encoding DUF4350 domain-containing protein: MKKQLLICYCMLGFFVSAMAQTPTWSERMTTSIMDANKDSISYPGGRANWNYEEGLFLKAVERVWFRTGDAAYYRYIKKIIDGFVMEDGSIRTYKMDEYNSDHITPGRSLLMLYQQTGQEKYKLAAQVLRQQLKNQPRTKEGGFWHKKRYPYQMWLDGLYMAEPFYAEYSILFDEPDNFNDIINQFVWMEQNARDEKTGLLYHGWDESREQKWADPATGKSPNFWSRAMGWYAMALVDVLDYIPANHPRRKELIPILDRLMTAVIKYQDPKEGAWYQVTDKLTGKGNYMEASGSCMFVYALAKGVRMGYLKDSFMVNARKGYEGILKNFISTDDKGMIHLEKTVSVSGLGGDPYRDGSYEYYLSERIRKDDLKGVGPFIMASIEMEIAPDLSVGKGKTVALDYYFNNEYRKTKEGKTERFHYTWDDPKDSGYSLWGNIFQEYGSQTVAIPDAPSAANLKNVDVYIIVDPDTPKETANPNYIQPSHVNTISAWVKNGGTLVLLANDTANVEWKHFNTLTKAFGIEFTGKSRNMVKNDVFEQGKFDIPANHPIFKDPKKIFVKELLTLSVKAPAKSILSEGGDVVMAVANVGKGKVFVLGDPWIYNEYLNGKRLPMEYENFKAAKNLSAWLLSGNSSIAKK, from the coding sequence ATGAAAAAACAACTTCTGATATGCTATTGCATGCTGGGATTTTTTGTATCTGCAATGGCACAGACACCCACCTGGTCAGAACGAATGACAACCAGCATAATGGATGCCAATAAAGATTCGATTTCCTATCCCGGAGGAAGAGCTAACTGGAACTATGAAGAAGGTTTATTTCTGAAAGCTGTGGAAAGAGTGTGGTTCCGTACAGGAGATGCCGCCTACTATCGCTATATCAAGAAAATAATTGATGGGTTTGTGATGGAGGATGGTAGCATCCGAACCTATAAAATGGATGAGTATAACAGTGATCATATCACTCCGGGACGATCTCTACTGATGTTGTATCAGCAAACTGGTCAGGAAAAATACAAACTTGCTGCTCAGGTACTTCGTCAGCAGCTAAAAAACCAGCCACGAACCAAAGAAGGGGGATTCTGGCATAAAAAACGGTATCCTTACCAGATGTGGCTGGATGGCTTGTATATGGCTGAGCCTTTCTATGCAGAATATAGCATTTTATTTGATGAGCCTGACAATTTCAATGACATCATCAATCAGTTTGTATGGATGGAACAAAATGCCCGCGATGAGAAAACAGGTTTGCTGTATCATGGATGGGATGAAAGTCGGGAACAGAAATGGGCAGATCCTGCAACCGGAAAGTCTCCTAACTTCTGGAGCCGTGCCATGGGCTGGTATGCTATGGCATTAGTAGATGTACTGGACTATATCCCTGCCAATCATCCACGCCGTAAAGAACTAATCCCTATTCTGGATCGCCTTATGACTGCTGTTATCAAATACCAGGACCCTAAAGAAGGGGCATGGTATCAGGTAACAGATAAACTTACAGGCAAAGGAAACTACATGGAAGCTTCTGGCTCTTGTATGTTTGTCTATGCTCTGGCTAAAGGTGTTCGGATGGGCTATTTGAAAGATTCGTTTATGGTTAATGCCCGCAAAGGATATGAAGGCATTCTGAAGAATTTCATTTCTACAGATGACAAAGGCATGATTCACCTGGAGAAGACTGTATCTGTAAGTGGACTAGGTGGAGATCCATATCGTGATGGAAGCTACGAATACTACCTCAGCGAACGCATACGCAAAGATGATCTGAAAGGTGTTGGCCCTTTTATCATGGCAAGTATCGAGATGGAAATTGCACCAGATCTGTCTGTAGGCAAAGGCAAAACAGTAGCATTGGATTATTATTTCAATAACGAATACCGCAAAACAAAAGAAGGTAAAACAGAACGTTTCCACTATACCTGGGATGATCCCAAAGATTCTGGTTATTCGCTATGGGGTAACATATTCCAGGAGTACGGCAGCCAGACCGTTGCTATACCAGACGCACCTTCTGCTGCTAATCTTAAAAATGTAGATGTCTATATTATTGTAGACCCTGATACACCCAAAGAAACCGCCAATCCCAACTACATTCAGCCTTCGCATGTAAATACGATCAGCGCCTGGGTAAAGAATGGTGGTACGCTTGTACTTCTGGCCAATGATACGGCGAATGTAGAATGGAAACACTTTAATACATTAACCAAAGCTTTCGGGATCGAGTTTACAGGCAAAAGCCGCAACATGGTCAAAAACGATGTGTTTGAGCAAGGTAAATTTGATATCCCAGCCAACCATCCCATCTTCAAAGATCCTAAAAAAATCTTTGTCAAAGAACTTCTGACTTTGTCTGTAAAAGCTCCTGCTAAATCTATCTTGTCAGAAGGAGGAGATGTAGTGATGGCAGTTGCCAATGTGGGAAAAGGGAAAGTCTTCGTATTGGGAGATCCCTGGATCTACAATGAATACCTGAATGGCAAACGCCTCCCTATGGAATATGAAAACTTTAAGGCGGCTAAAAATTTATCTGCCTGGCTGTTGTCTGGCAATAGTTCTATAGCTAAAAAATAA
- a CDS encoding pectinesterase family protein, giving the protein MKGFLCMVLLLCGIMGSASGQRIVVAQDGSGKFRNIQDAINSLDTLSQTERVVFIKNGVYNEKLFITRSYVRLQGESEKGVIIQTSLPRDVWRCANPDDWGAATVNVKGHDLTFENLTILNTYGFTATKDTVVNCVGESGQNSGTKKAYALPREANEPEGSKIVRKNGHQFSMRSFPGAIRLVFKNCTLRAGGGDTVSPWDVEAGMYYFQNCTMEGDVDFYCPRGWAYAEECRFICHNLNAAIWHDGSSNASCKTVLKDCVFEGDPGFKLGRFHREAQFYLINCQFAETMADADIYWVTSAPKPLQWGKRVYYYNCHRKGGDFIWHADNLQTASVSLKQITPEWTFDGKWNPLKNKSRQKN; this is encoded by the coding sequence ATGAAAGGATTTTTATGCATGGTATTGCTTTTATGTGGGATAATGGGTAGTGCTAGTGGACAACGGATAGTGGTTGCTCAGGATGGCTCCGGTAAATTTCGAAATATCCAGGACGCCATCAACAGTCTGGATACACTTTCTCAAACAGAACGCGTAGTTTTTATAAAGAATGGTGTCTATAATGAGAAGCTGTTTATTACCCGATCCTATGTGCGTTTACAGGGGGAGAGCGAGAAAGGGGTGATTATCCAAACGTCATTACCTAGAGATGTCTGGCGTTGCGCCAACCCGGATGACTGGGGTGCAGCCACTGTAAATGTAAAAGGGCATGATCTGACTTTTGAGAACCTTACCATACTGAATACATACGGTTTTACAGCAACCAAAGATACTGTTGTAAACTGTGTAGGTGAATCCGGGCAAAATAGTGGTACTAAAAAAGCCTATGCATTACCTCGTGAAGCGAACGAACCGGAAGGTTCAAAGATAGTTCGTAAAAATGGTCATCAGTTTTCCATGCGGTCATTTCCGGGAGCTATCCGCCTTGTCTTCAAAAACTGCACCTTACGGGCAGGTGGTGGAGATACAGTGAGTCCCTGGGATGTAGAAGCAGGAATGTACTATTTTCAGAATTGTACCATGGAAGGCGATGTTGACTTTTATTGTCCCCGTGGCTGGGCGTATGCTGAGGAGTGTCGATTTATTTGTCATAATCTGAATGCCGCTATCTGGCATGATGGTTCCAGCAATGCCTCCTGCAAAACAGTACTGAAAGATTGTGTCTTTGAAGGTGATCCCGGATTTAAACTCGGACGATTTCACAGAGAAGCACAATTTTATCTGATCAACTGCCAGTTTGCAGAAACAATGGCTGATGCAGACATTTATTGGGTAACCTCCGCACCCAAGCCGTTACAGTGGGGTAAGCGGGTCTACTATTATAACTGTCACCGCAAAGGAGGAGACTTTATCTGGCATGCAGACAATCTGCAAACCGCCTCTGTTTCTCTCAAACAGATTACCCCGGAGTGGACCTTCGATGGAAAATGGAATCCTCTAAAAAATAAATCCAGGCAAAAGAACTAA
- a CDS encoding tagaturonate reductase has protein sequence MNRLAEKLLPLLEENPNVLVPTPDMLQLPEKVLQFGTGVLLRGLTDYLIDKANRQGIFNGRIVVVKSTDSGDATAFDEQNNLYTLCVRGIDNGTQIETNTVCSAISRVLSAKTQWQQILECAHNPELQVIVSNTTEVGIQLVQDDIRQSPPVSFPGKLLAFLYERFNAFAGDPAKGMVIVPTELIPNNGKKLESILFELAHRNNLETEFLDWLENSNFCCNSLVDRIVPGKPDEATRQQITQQLGYTDDLLTMSEVYRLWAIEGNEHIRSVLSFHQADEGVIIEPNIELFRELKLRMLNGTHTLSCGLAFLSGITTVKEAMSDENMSAFISNLMLGEIGTSIPYSISEKAIQRFGMQVLDRFRNPFIEHRWINITMEYTSKMIMRDIPVLLQYYKNFGTPPPYISLGFAAYLLFTKPVKEENDTYFGQAHGTFYPIKDSHASYFYEVWKNASPEQLVTTVLKNTNLWETDLTTLPGFADKVTEFLIQMQEKGVRGVLFSFFPKNVLTSQ, from the coding sequence ATGAACCGTTTAGCTGAAAAATTGCTGCCTCTGCTCGAAGAGAACCCTAATGTGCTTGTTCCTACTCCTGATATGCTTCAGCTACCGGAAAAAGTGCTTCAATTCGGAACAGGCGTTTTGTTGCGGGGTCTAACTGACTACCTGATTGATAAAGCCAATCGCCAGGGTATATTCAATGGTCGGATTGTGGTTGTAAAGTCTACCGACTCGGGTGATGCTACTGCTTTTGACGAGCAGAATAACCTATACACGCTTTGTGTAAGAGGTATAGATAACGGAACCCAGATCGAAACCAATACAGTCTGCTCTGCTATCAGTCGGGTATTGTCTGCAAAAACACAATGGCAGCAGATACTGGAATGTGCTCATAACCCGGAACTACAGGTGATTGTATCCAATACCACAGAAGTAGGTATTCAGCTGGTGCAAGATGATATCCGGCAATCACCTCCTGTTTCGTTTCCCGGTAAGCTACTGGCATTTTTATATGAAAGATTTAATGCCTTTGCCGGAGATCCTGCCAAAGGAATGGTGATTGTCCCAACCGAGCTGATTCCCAACAATGGTAAAAAGCTTGAGTCTATATTGTTTGAACTAGCACATCGGAATAATCTGGAAACAGAGTTTCTCGACTGGCTGGAAAACTCTAACTTTTGTTGTAATTCTCTGGTCGACCGTATCGTCCCTGGAAAACCGGATGAGGCAACCCGCCAGCAGATAACTCAGCAACTAGGCTATACGGATGATCTGCTTACCATGTCAGAAGTATATCGGTTATGGGCTATAGAAGGAAATGAACATATTCGTTCTGTTCTCTCTTTTCATCAGGCAGATGAAGGCGTGATTATAGAGCCGAATATTGAGCTGTTTCGCGAATTAAAGCTTCGTATGCTCAATGGAACGCATACACTTAGTTGTGGTCTGGCCTTTCTGAGTGGCATTACAACAGTAAAGGAAGCCATGTCAGACGAGAATATGTCAGCTTTTATCTCCAATTTGATGTTGGGAGAAATCGGAACTAGTATTCCTTATTCTATTTCTGAAAAAGCTATTCAGCGTTTTGGCATGCAGGTGCTGGATCGCTTCCGCAATCCATTTATCGAACATCGCTGGATTAACATTACCATGGAATATACGTCCAAGATGATTATGCGGGATATTCCGGTCTTGTTACAGTACTACAAAAACTTCGGCACTCCCCCTCCTTATATTTCACTGGGGTTTGCAGCGTATCTGCTCTTTACCAAACCAGTAAAAGAAGAAAACGATACATATTTTGGACAGGCACATGGTACATTCTATCCTATTAAAGATAGTCATGCTTCCTATTTCTATGAGGTATGGAAAAATGCGAGCCCTGAACAGTTAGTTACCACAGTCTTGAAAAATACCAATCTCTGGGAAACAGATCTTACTACACTGCCTGGGTTTGCAGATAAAGTAACCGAATTTTTAATTCAGATGCAGGAAAAAGGTGTCAGAGGCGTTTTATTTTCATTTTTTCCTAAAAACGTTCTGACCAGTCAATAA